The following nucleotide sequence is from Paenibacillus andongensis.
TGTTACCGCCGCCCCAGTTGGCAACTGCACGATCTGTCCCTAATAAATTGGAACGGTACACCAGTTCCTCTACGCCTTTCGATACTGCCTTCGCTTTTTCCGCTTCCCACAAATTCGCAACCATACGTATCCTCCTAATATAGGGATCTTTGAGCGTAGCTCAAAGTCTCTCCGCTTTGGGATCTTTGAGTGCTGTAGCTCAAAGTCTCTCCGCTTTGGGATCTTTGAGCGCTATAGCTCAAAGTCTCTGCTTACATCCCATGTGTGTTTGTTCTTGATGGATTCATCGTAACACATCTTTGTTTATTTTTGAATACTTATTTTTATTTTTGTTTATAAGTAAAAACAAAGCATAACGGACTTTAAAACTAACATTAAAACAAAAACAAAAAGGAGCTGTCCCGAAAGGGGTATATAAACCTTAAAGGGCATCTACCTAAATTTGGTTACACGTATCCATAAGGACTTCCTCCAATAAAAAGGAGGTCCTTTTGGTGCAGAGTTGTTCTTAACGGAACGACAAGCCTCTAAATTGATTAAAATGAGCTAAAAAATTGAATTGGCGGAACGAGATGGCGTTATTCGATGAAATTTGGGCTATCCGCAGCTAAAAACAACGAAATAACGTCACTACGTTCCTCGTTTGCTTGAATTAGCGCATATCTCACCTAAATAACGCCTTTACGTTCCCTCCCTCTGTGAAAGCCTACCTTTGATTAACGGATGCATGTATCCATGAAGATGACTCACACAGACGAACTTAGCGGTAGATTTAGACACTGTGCTCCTAGCTCTCCCCCACAAAGTGAAGCATATCTTTCGATGTATAATCCGATTACTTTGCGGGGACCCCGAATCCCTCGCTCCGTTCGCGCGGGCGAACCCTTCGGGGTTCTCTTCTGGCAAGAAAATCAAAAAAATCCCCTGCAAACAGAAATGTCTAGGTTCATGAACTTAGACATCTCTACTTGCAGGGGATGAAACCATAAGGAATAGCAGGTATATTTAGTCTGACCTTACTCTGATGAAGATGATGGGACGGCCGCCACTTTGGGACCGCGATATTTAAAGAAAATGGCCACACAGATAAGCGCTAAGCCATTGATGGCAAAAACGAGCGGAATCCCGATCCAGCCACCCAAAAAGCCTCCGATAATCGGACCACTCATAGTTCCAAGCTGTGTAGCGGATTGATTTAAACTAAACGCTCGGCCTCTAAAGCTGGAATCCGTAAATTTCACGATGAGCGCATTTAACGCCGGGTAGACGGCAGCAAAGAACAACCCATAGCTAAACCTCAGAATGCCAAAGGCCAATAGGTGATGAGTGCCCAACTGAAGCAGATTCCCTATTCCTCCGCCAATTAGGCCGATGAACAGTGTTTTGGAGTAGGTGATTTTCTGTCCGAGTTTCCCCCATCTCGGTGCTGCAATGACGGTTGCAATGCCCACCGCAGAGAAAATAATGCCTGAACTGAGCGAAGCTGAGCTTTGGCTGCCGCCCATTTGCAGCACATAGATGGTAAGCAGCGGCTCGACAATCATAACCGAAGTTGCTACCAACATGGTGACTCCTAGTATCATCATGAAAGGGCGATTATGAGCAGCCGACTTCAAATCATCTATAACGCCTGAGCGCGCAGCCGAGCGATTAAAGTTCGTTTCCTTCGCCCCAAACAGCCCAATAAAGGCTGCGACTAAGACGACACACCCTGAGACTAAGAACGATTCTCGGTTACCCACCCAGTGACTGACGAAACCGCCTACCAGTGGACCGATGACACTACCTGCGGCGCCTGCCGTTGACATCACCCCAAGCGCATAACCAACTTCTTTTTCAGGCGTGTTCGTGGCTACTAAGGCAATGGAAGCAGGAACAAAACCGGCAAGCAATCCCTGAAGAATCCGAACGACCAGAAATAAGTAAGGATCATGGACAAAAAAGGTCGCAAAATAAAGAACGCTTAGGCTGAAGCCTGAGCGAATCAACATCGGTTTACGGCCATACTTGTCCGCCAAAGAGCCCCAATAAGGTGCGATTAAAGCGCTAGCCAAAAAGGTAATACCAAACGTAATGCCTGACCATGCTTCCAGTCCTTTATCAATGCCGAGCTCCGTGTGCAGAAAGATGGGTAAGAAAGGAACAGAAATCGTATACGCCATGCCGCAGAAAAATACACCGATCCATAATGTGATAAGATTACGTTTCCAGGAAAATGCCATGTGTTAACCCCCTGATGCTTGATGACTGAACGACCATAGATATACGAAGATCTCCCGGCAACCGTATTTAATATGTATATTTTATCATATTGTTAAAGATTGTGTGAGCAGAGTATTTCATTATAACTCTTACAAATCTTCCATGCCTGCAAGAAAGAGAGGTTAGTTGCTCGTACATCATCATGTACAAACATCCAACCTCTTTCTGCTAGCTCACTTTTGGGGCAAACCGGCTGCTTCCAAAAAATGACGGAACGTCCATCATGGAGAATATTACTAAGAATATTCCTTTATATTTCTTCAAAGTCCGCATGATTACCGCCGTCCGCGAAGTCGAAGTCTCCAGCCAGATCTCCCATCTGATCACCCTGTTCATCTTCGGTGATATTTTGCAAATCATAGGCATTAATCGTGATAATCGGGTAGGCATGATTCGCAGCAATCTGTGCAGCCTGCTGTTTCATAAACTTGGGTGACCCCTCTGTATCTTCATCATAAACAAGAATGATGCCGTCAGAATTACGCAGCAGAAACTTGTCTCGTTCTTTAAACTGCCAAGGTCCTTCATATTTGGTTTTTGTCACGCTGTTCACGTAATTCGCGCGTTCCATGACGCTATTATAGCTATTTT
It contains:
- a CDS encoding MFS transporter, coding for MAFSWKRNLITLWIGVFFCGMAYTISVPFLPIFLHTELGIDKGLEAWSGITFGITFLASALIAPYWGSLADKYGRKPMLIRSGFSLSVLYFATFFVHDPYLFLVVRILQGLLAGFVPASIALVATNTPEKEVGYALGVMSTAGAAGSVIGPLVGGFVSHWVGNRESFLVSGCVVLVAAFIGLFGAKETNFNRSAARSGVIDDLKSAAHNRPFMMILGVTMLVATSVMIVEPLLTIYVLQMGGSQSSASLSSGIIFSAVGIATVIAAPRWGKLGQKITYSKTLFIGLIGGGIGNLLQLGTHHLLAFGILRFSYGLFFAAVYPALNALIVKFTDSSFRGRAFSLNQSATQLGTMSGPIIGGFLGGWIGIPLVFAINGLALICVAIFFKYRGPKVAAVPSSSSE
- a CDS encoding DUF1273 domain-containing protein, yielding MKRVLITGYKASELGIFSLKHPGIPIIKKAIKKRLIALLDEGLEWVVVSGQWGVELWAAEAVLELRGGAYPELKLAVVTPFLEQEEKWSDDKKNSYNSVMERANYVNSVTKTKYEGPWQFKERDKFLLRNSDGIILVYDEDTEGSPKFMKQQAAQIAANHAYPIITINAYDLQNITEDEQGDQMGDLAGDFDFADGGNHADFEEI